The Crocosphaera subtropica ATCC 51142 genome includes a window with the following:
- a CDS encoding DUF1622 domain-containing protein codes for MSETLALTVRNCNELLTSLCQLLALFVIFVGIMRALIIFLKDLLFKPQTTEAFQRSRLAMGYSFSLGLSFLVGASILKTMISSRWDDLARLILIIAVRTILNYLLTQTIASSDQKESLLLSNNNNNS; via the coding sequence ATGAGTGAAACCCTTGCCTTAACGGTTCGTAACTGTAATGAACTGTTAACCAGCTTATGTCAATTATTAGCCCTCTTTGTCATTTTTGTTGGCATTATGAGGGCTTTAATTATTTTTCTCAAAGATTTATTGTTTAAACCCCAAACAACCGAAGCGTTTCAACGCAGTCGTTTGGCAATGGGTTATTCTTTTTCTTTGGGGTTAAGCTTTTTGGTGGGGGCAAGTATTTTGAAAACGATGATCTCTAGTCGTTGGGATGATCTGGCCAGATTAATTCTTATTATTGCCGTACGAACAATTCTTAATTATCTCCTCACACAAACGATCGCTTCTTCTGATCAAAAAGAATCACTTTTACTCTCGAATAATAACAACAACTCATAA
- the carA gene encoding glutamine-hydrolyzing carbamoyl-phosphate synthase small subunit, which produces MAMAKGKPALLVLADGTSFEGLSFGAKGTTVGEVVFNTGMTGYQEVLTDPSYCGQIVTFTYPELGNTGVNPDDEESEKPQVKGVIARNVTYRPSNWRSTESLPDYLIRHKIVGIYGIDTRALTRKIRSVGAMNGIISTEILDKSELLRQVQSAPSMAGLNLVKEVTTKEIYEWSTPTEGHWEFKPKNGDGSSESLTVVAIDFGVKRNILRRLASYGCKIIVVPADTPPEDILKYNPDGIFLSNGPGDPSAVTEGVTTVKALIEQGKPTFGICMGHQILGLSLGAETFKLKFGHRGLNQPCGLQQKVEITSQNHGFAVTEKSLDAEVEITHLNLNDRTVAGLSHKTLPFFSVQYHPEASPGPHDADYLFEKFVNMMKENKGK; this is translated from the coding sequence ATGGCAATGGCAAAGGGAAAACCCGCTTTATTAGTATTAGCTGACGGAACAAGTTTTGAAGGGTTATCCTTCGGGGCAAAAGGAACCACGGTGGGAGAGGTAGTATTTAATACAGGAATGACAGGATACCAAGAAGTTTTGACCGATCCCAGTTATTGTGGTCAGATTGTTACGTTTACTTATCCAGAATTAGGGAATACAGGGGTTAACCCCGATGATGAGGAATCAGAAAAACCCCAGGTTAAAGGGGTGATCGCCCGTAACGTAACTTATCGCCCCAGTAATTGGCGATCAACCGAGTCCTTACCTGATTATTTAATTCGTCATAAAATTGTTGGCATCTACGGTATTGACACCAGGGCGTTAACCCGTAAAATTCGCTCTGTAGGGGCAATGAATGGAATTATTTCTACAGAAATCTTGGATAAAAGCGAATTATTACGTCAAGTTCAATCAGCCCCCTCCATGGCAGGGTTGAATTTAGTTAAGGAAGTAACCACTAAAGAGATTTATGAGTGGTCGACTCCGACAGAAGGACACTGGGAATTTAAGCCTAAAAACGGGGATGGTTCTTCTGAGTCTTTAACAGTGGTAGCCATTGATTTTGGCGTAAAACGGAATATTTTACGACGGTTAGCTAGTTATGGTTGTAAAATCATTGTGGTTCCTGCTGATACCCCTCCTGAAGACATTTTGAAGTACAATCCCGATGGTATTTTCTTATCCAACGGTCCTGGTGATCCTTCGGCAGTAACAGAAGGGGTGACAACGGTTAAAGCCTTAATTGAACAAGGAAAACCGACTTTTGGCATTTGTATGGGCCACCAAATTTTAGGGCTATCTTTGGGGGCTGAAACCTTTAAGTTAAAGTTTGGTCATCGGGGTTTAAATCAACCCTGTGGACTGCAACAAAAGGTGGAAATTACCAGTCAAAATCATGGTTTTGCAGTAACGGAAAAATCTTTAGATGCAGAGGTAGAAATTACCCATCTAAATTTAAACGATCGCACGGTAGCTGGTTTATCCCACAAAACCTTACCGTTCTTCTCGGTACAATACCATCCCGAAGCCAGTCCCGGTCCCCACGATGCAGACTACTTATTTGAGAAGTTTGTCAACATGATGAAAGAGAATAAGGGGAAATGA
- a CDS encoding transposase, producing MSPKKLTDDDKQEILNLYRQTPETTSTLADRYGVSSSTISRFLKNTLSDVEYEDLIQQKRLARTNKLQTNPEVDSTPQATKPILKVSEEVPPPEPTTNQTEKPETLSPESTSKPKPVVKKETPVLLSQQEDEETEETEELEEVNVVAVGEMLGEELEDSDEDWDDEEDEDEGEEEEEYNDSLSTPEDVQVLPLSAATFPKTCYLVIDRSAELIAKPLKEFAHLGQIPVDEVQQKTLPIFDNHRVARRFSNRSQRVIKIPDGRLLYKTCDYLQAKGITRILMDGQIYSLATKSD from the coding sequence ATGAGTCCCAAGAAATTAACCGACGACGACAAACAAGAAATTCTTAATCTTTATCGTCAAACCCCAGAAACTACATCTACCTTAGCTGACCGTTACGGGGTCAGTAGTTCTACCATTAGTCGTTTTTTGAAAAATACTCTATCCGATGTGGAGTATGAAGATTTAATTCAACAAAAACGCTTAGCCAGAACGAATAAACTTCAAACAAACCCGGAAGTCGATTCTACTCCCCAGGCAACAAAACCGATTCTCAAAGTGAGTGAGGAAGTTCCCCCACCAGAACCTACGACCAATCAAACAGAAAAACCTGAGACTTTATCTCCAGAATCCACCTCAAAACCGAAGCCAGTGGTTAAAAAAGAAACCCCTGTTTTACTGTCTCAACAAGAAGACGAAGAAACCGAAGAAACTGAAGAGTTGGAAGAAGTCAATGTCGTCGCCGTTGGCGAAATGCTAGGAGAAGAGTTAGAAGATAGTGATGAGGACTGGGACGATGAAGAAGATGAGGATGAGGGTGAAGAAGAAGAAGAGTACAACGACTCTTTATCCACACCAGAAGATGTTCAAGTTCTCCCCTTATCTGCGGCCACCTTCCCCAAAACTTGTTATCTAGTTATCGATCGATCAGCTGAATTAATTGCCAAACCTTTAAAAGAGTTTGCCCACCTTGGTCAAATTCCTGTCGATGAGGTACAACAAAAAACGCTACCGATTTTCGATAATCATCGGGTCGCCCGTCGTTTTTCCAATCGTTCTCAACGAGTGATTAAGATTCCTGATGGCCGCCTTCTCTACAAAACTTGTGACTATCTACAAGCTAAAGGAATTACTCGTATTCTTATGGATGGTCAAATTTATTCCCTAGCGACTAAATCAGACTAA
- a CDS encoding pentapeptide repeat-containing protein produces the protein MNISHLLRQYEQGYREFPELDLSGADLSRVMLICVDLSRSNLMGINLSRGFLTKSNLSQASLNWADLSYAKMSQSQLIKTDLTKANLTGAFMVKSILIKAKLSGANLSHSNLRSADLSYANCCGANLQKINLREANLTGVNFNWANLSQARLSCANLQEVSFFGANLSHTFIKDVDLSYADLEGINFEKCRLGSSNLQGAKLQGANFQGAKLHHINLRGANLQGANLRDADLEGSDLTNAIIEDADFTNAKFNETKVIGTHLAPQTILPNLPRSQVHETSKYVGSFELLQTGFAV, from the coding sequence ATGAATATTAGTCACCTATTGCGACAATATGAACAAGGTTATCGAGAATTCCCAGAACTAGATCTAAGTGGGGCAGATTTATCACGAGTCATGTTAATCTGCGTCGATTTAAGCAGATCGAACTTAATGGGAATTAACCTGAGTCGTGGATTTTTAACAAAATCGAATTTAAGTCAAGCTAGTTTAAATTGGGCAGATTTATCCTATGCAAAAATGAGTCAGTCTCAACTCATCAAAACAGATTTAACCAAAGCCAATTTAACTGGGGCGTTTATGGTTAAATCGATTTTAATTAAGGCTAAGTTAAGTGGGGCGAATTTATCTCATAGTAATTTACGGTCTGCCGATTTATCTTATGCTAATTGTTGTGGGGCTAATCTTCAGAAAATTAACCTCAGAGAAGCTAATTTAACAGGGGTCAATTTTAATTGGGCTAATCTTTCACAAGCCCGTTTAAGTTGTGCAAATTTACAAGAAGTATCCTTTTTTGGGGCTAATTTAAGTCATACGTTTATCAAAGACGTTGATTTAAGTTATGCTGATTTAGAAGGAATTAATTTTGAAAAATGCCGACTTGGATCTAGTAATCTTCAAGGGGCTAAGTTACAAGGGGCTAATTTTCAAGGGGCTAAGTTACATCATATCAATTTACGAGGGGCAAATCTTCAAGGGGCTAATTTAAGGGATGCAGATTTAGAAGGGTCTGATTTAACCAATGCTATTATTGAAGATGCTGATTTTACTAATGCTAAATTTAACGAGACTAAGGTTATTGGAACTCATTTAGCCCCCCAAACTATCCTCCCAAATTTACCACGATCGCAAGTTCACGAAACCTCTAAATATGTCGGTTCTTTTGAACTTTTGCAAACAGGTTTTGCTGTTTAA
- a CDS encoding helix-turn-helix domain-containing protein, protein MSQSFGQVIRQRRKKKGYSQRELAQKLEIDFTYLSKLENDRAKYSPKEDIIRDLAAYLDLDADELIFLAGKLPEDNEDFLREHYKSMPTLFRRMKENPKFAEKIFNQAIQEDTEG, encoded by the coding sequence GTGAGTCAAAGTTTTGGTCAAGTGATACGTCAGAGGCGCAAAAAGAAGGGATATAGTCAAAGGGAATTAGCCCAGAAGCTAGAAATAGATTTTACTTACTTATCCAAGTTAGAGAATGATAGGGCTAAATATTCCCCAAAAGAAGACATTATTAGAGATTTAGCAGCTTATCTAGACTTAGACGCAGACGAGTTAATTTTTCTAGCAGGGAAACTCCCGGAAGACAATGAGGACTTTTTGCGAGAACACTATAAAAGTATGCCCACTTTGTTTAGAAGAATGAAAGAAAATCCTAAATTTGCAGAAAAAATATTTAATCAAGCTATCCAAGAAGATACAGAGGGGTAA
- a CDS encoding ImmA/IrrE family metallo-endopeptidase, with protein MQIFKPFRFIPKKRIEKQATSILQQMQQTPSYELKFPLDASRVAEFLGLDVVWDSIPNDEKGMIAARILPLEKLIEINELIPELKGGFGESTIAHEIGHWVLHIDQNTVENCLSTDINIVKVDPLLCRNEVNLSGIEWQAQYFATCLLMPRFKLKEICYNRNLQQWRELYSIAEEFGVTISNLVHRLKDLEWIELKENSRKIEIRK; from the coding sequence ATGCAAATATTTAAGCCATTTCGTTTCATTCCGAAAAAAAGGATTGAAAAGCAAGCAACTAGCATTTTGCAGCAGATGCAACAGACACCTAGCTATGAGTTAAAATTTCCCCTAGATGCTAGTCGAGTGGCAGAATTTTTAGGGTTAGACGTGGTTTGGGATAGTATTCCCAATGACGAGAAAGGAATGATTGCTGCGAGAATTTTACCCTTAGAAAAGTTAATTGAAATTAATGAATTGATTCCAGAATTAAAGGGAGGGTTTGGAGAATCTACCATTGCCCATGAAATCGGACATTGGGTATTACATATTGATCAAAATACGGTTGAAAACTGTTTATCAACCGATATAAATATCGTGAAAGTTGACCCCTTATTGTGTCGGAATGAAGTTAACTTAAGTGGCATTGAGTGGCAAGCACAATATTTTGCTACTTGCTTATTAATGCCTCGTTTTAAATTAAAAGAAATTTGTTACAATCGGAATTTACAACAATGGAGAGAATTATATAGTATTGCTGAAGAATTTGGGGTGACTATTTCTAATTTAGTTCATCGATTAAAAGATTTAGAATGGATTGAATTAAAAGAAAATTCTCGTAAAATTGAAATTAGAAAATAG
- a CDS encoding ABC transporter ATP-binding protein produces MLYLKDVMYHPPATVDPILKATNLELGSQELGLVVGPSGSGKTTLLEILAGLAQQTKGRIFWRDQELTFLELQQLCGLVFQFPERHFCGSNILEELRLGHPEITTESIRNALAEVGLQDIPLNTSPHRLSGGQQRRLALAVQLIRQPNLLLLDEPTAGLDWSMRLQLAKLLSKLKQHWTLLIVSHDPDELLAIADRRWAINQGELAIVN; encoded by the coding sequence ATGTTATATCTTAAAGATGTTATGTATCATCCCCCTGCAACCGTTGACCCTATTTTAAAAGCGACTAATTTAGAGTTGGGATCACAAGAATTGGGGCTGGTTGTCGGTCCGAGTGGTTCGGGAAAAACAACGTTGTTAGAAATTTTAGCAGGGTTAGCCCAACAAACAAAAGGACGTATTTTTTGGCGAGATCAAGAGTTAACTTTTTTAGAATTACAACAACTCTGTGGTTTAGTTTTTCAGTTTCCTGAACGGCATTTTTGTGGCAGTAACATTTTAGAAGAATTACGCTTAGGTCATCCAGAAATTACCACAGAAAGTATTAGAAATGCGTTAGCAGAAGTGGGCTTACAAGATATTCCTCTGAATACCTCTCCCCATCGTTTAAGTGGGGGACAGCAAAGACGTTTAGCCTTAGCCGTTCAATTAATTCGTCAACCTAATTTATTGTTATTAGATGAACCCACCGCCGGATTAGATTGGTCTATGCGGTTACAATTGGCTAAGCTTTTATCTAAATTAAAGCAACATTGGACTTTATTAATTGTATCTCATGATCCCGATGAATTATTGGCGATCGCTGATCGTCGTTGGGCTATTAATCAGGGAGAATTAGCCATTGTTAATTGA
- a CDS encoding DUF3134 domain-containing protein, with the protein MSKNNLSPAISQEPRYEPAAVIPVKRDSSIINWLEATNRLIYREQEETKTPLEEDAEISELIEVDDNYDDDDDDLSIDDED; encoded by the coding sequence ATGTCTAAAAACAATTTATCTCCTGCTATTTCCCAGGAACCACGATATGAACCGGCTGCAGTCATTCCTGTTAAGCGGGACTCTTCTATTATCAATTGGTTAGAAGCGACGAATCGCTTAATTTATCGTGAACAGGAAGAGACAAAAACCCCTCTAGAAGAAGATGCAGAAATCTCTGAATTAATCGAGGTGGATGACAACTACGATGATGATGACGATGATCTTAGTATAGACGATGAAGATTAA
- the mraY gene encoding phospho-N-acetylmuramoyl-pentapeptide-transferase produces MAVVDANVSPEISLRKPSGNNLLVLLTGLLLLLTFGFAEFFGQLATFSQVLLLPLGVSAVISGLMGYGVVPFLRRLKAGQIIQEDGPQTHLSKAGTPTMGGIFFVPVVVIIAVIGSHFASAAIAVSLVTLAYMMIGWIDDWQILRQQSNKGLTPRMKLILQIAIAVAFCVWTAWTQSTTITNVTLPGSLILPLGTLFWALAVFVLVAESNATNLTDGVDGLAGGTAALAFLGLGILVATTTPELGIFCACMSGGCLGFVLHNRNPATVFMGDTGSLALGGALAAVGILSGNLWALFVVSGIFFVESLSVIAQVSYYKATKGPDGVGKRLLKMAPLHHHLELSGWCETQIVGIFYLINAGLAILAILSSL; encoded by the coding sequence ATGGCTGTGGTAGATGCAAACGTTTCTCCTGAAATCTCCCTAAGAAAACCCTCAGGAAACAACTTGTTAGTGTTACTAACTGGGTTATTATTACTTCTTACCTTTGGTTTTGCTGAATTTTTTGGTCAACTGGCCACTTTTAGTCAGGTATTATTGCTTCCTTTGGGGGTGTCTGCCGTCATTAGTGGCTTAATGGGTTATGGGGTGGTGCCTTTTTTACGACGGTTAAAAGCCGGTCAAATTATTCAAGAAGACGGGCCACAAACCCATCTAAGCAAAGCCGGAACCCCCACCATGGGAGGAATTTTTTTTGTCCCGGTGGTGGTGATTATTGCGGTAATTGGATCACACTTTGCCTCGGCTGCGATCGCGGTTTCTCTGGTCACTTTAGCCTATATGATGATTGGCTGGATTGATGATTGGCAAATTTTACGGCAACAGTCCAATAAGGGACTTACGCCCCGAATGAAACTGATTTTACAAATTGCGATCGCTGTTGCCTTTTGTGTTTGGACGGCTTGGACTCAATCGACCACCATTACCAACGTAACCTTACCAGGGAGTCTCATTCTACCCCTAGGAACATTATTTTGGGCTTTAGCAGTATTTGTTCTCGTTGCTGAAAGTAATGCTACCAACCTCACCGATGGGGTAGACGGGTTAGCTGGAGGAACAGCAGCCTTAGCCTTTCTAGGGTTAGGCATTCTAGTGGCAACTACCACCCCAGAATTAGGAATATTTTGTGCTTGTATGAGTGGGGGATGTTTAGGATTTGTCCTTCATAATCGTAACCCGGCCACCGTCTTTATGGGGGACACCGGATCGTTAGCTTTAGGGGGGGCGTTGGCTGCCGTTGGAATTTTAAGTGGTAATCTATGGGCATTATTTGTGGTGAGTGGCATTTTCTTTGTCGAATCTCTATCGGTGATTGCTCAAGTGAGTTACTATAAAGCCACAAAAGGGCCTGACGGCGTTGGAAAAAGATTGCTAAAAATGGCACCGTTACACCATCATTTAGAATTGAGTGGTTGGTGCGAAACCCAAATTGTGGGAATTTTTTATTTGATCAACGCAGGATTAGCAATATTAGCTATTCTTTCATCATTATAA
- a CDS encoding M10 family metallopeptidase, whose product MNKLLNQDLTTQVLSQQNRGSNQDNQHSLWVNNIKCDCPSCHLTETQNTNETANNTTSENPSSSSDSEAISPPIEGVLSGYQWNLSSDKVITYSFYEDDDFTNSYYGSESGVKEVSNAVKINYREIFAWLENVIDVDFVEVDEINKDTYGDIRIQDSNNPNYAYAYYPTSPYSKVAGDVHLNSNYDRYGDTNGFQHDPGKHGYMTLVHELGHALGLAHTHSGTPLSAQLDNTDNSVMTYNFTGNSAATFMPLDIAALQHLYGAKTHNAGDTTYVFGNYIDQVTVNGVSLVETSNRTKQTLWDSDGIDTLDFSGLNAQSSGFHLDLRQGGLLSKTFSSTTDYSTAVSYGFDVENVINSSSNDTIYLNNVANEISGYLSDRFTGHDKIYYGSNEDILKLDYASNEVTQTQSGQNLILNFGSNGSIELVNYYADPNQQIQILYSDIEPTVDPNTDPNTDPDPVTDNQIIAQMGRITNLDHNSQTILLDYNFINPVIFAQPLSRNGGDPSIVRITDIQGDRFSVQVQETTLINQKTHSGSHTTETFSFFVVEQGVWQLSDGTIIEVGSVTTDATTRSNWHNITFNHDFTDTPIVLTQVQTDNDATFVRTRQNHTTNNGFQVALEAEEAYLNNGRGAETIAWLAISPGQGNWDGNTFIAGNTGDHVTHNWHTLDFGNTFSTTPQFLGNIASYDGPDSSGLRYQNLSNGQVQIMIEEDTSKDNETDHTTEVVNFFAIDKIGTLTGSTNLDPSTDPHTDPDPITNNQIIAHMGQINDLTHDSQTIILDHNFINPVIFAGPLSYDGPDPSIVRITDIQSDRFSVQVQETTLIKGNTHSGNHTTETFSFLVLEQGVWELSDGTIIEVGTVTTNATTRSDWHNITFNHDFTDTPIVLTQVQTDNDATFVRTRQNNTTNNGFQVALEAEEAYLNNGRGAETIAWLAISPGQGNWDGNTFIAGNTGDHVTHNWHTLDFGNIFNTTPQFLGNIASYDGPDSSGLRYQNLSNGQVEIMIEEDTSKDDEINHTTESVNFFAFEGTGTLTGSANADALLGLMKQQLGTAGEDSFVVGDATESFYDSYGQQDYLEISGFDASQDIIQLHGTANDYLIGASPSGSNDQGIFLKVAGMQDELVAIVKDSNNLDLNSNNFVFA is encoded by the coding sequence ATGAATAAGTTATTAAATCAAGATTTAACAACACAGGTATTATCACAACAAAATAGGGGTTCTAATCAAGATAATCAACATAGCCTGTGGGTTAATAATATTAAATGTGACTGTCCTTCTTGTCATCTCACTGAAACCCAAAACACTAATGAGACTGCTAATAATACCACCAGTGAAAATCCCTCTAGTTCTTCTGATTCTGAAGCAATTTCTCCACCGATTGAGGGGGTTTTATCTGGTTATCAATGGAACCTTAGTTCAGATAAAGTGATTACCTATAGTTTTTATGAAGATGATGATTTTACTAACTCCTATTATGGATCAGAATCAGGAGTTAAAGAAGTTAGTAACGCCGTTAAAATCAATTATAGAGAAATTTTTGCTTGGTTAGAAAACGTTATTGATGTTGATTTTGTTGAAGTTGATGAAATTAATAAAGACACCTATGGTGACATTCGTATTCAAGATTCTAACAATCCCAATTATGCTTATGCTTATTATCCCACCAGTCCCTATTCAAAAGTTGCTGGGGATGTTCATTTAAACTCTAATTATGATCGCTATGGAGATACCAATGGTTTCCAACACGATCCTGGAAAACATGGTTACATGACTTTAGTTCATGAACTAGGTCATGCTCTAGGATTAGCCCATACTCATAGTGGAACCCCTTTATCTGCACAGTTAGATAACACGGATAACTCAGTGATGACCTATAATTTTACTGGGAATTCCGCAGCTACTTTTATGCCACTCGATATTGCGGCCTTACAGCATTTATATGGGGCTAAAACCCATAATGCTGGAGATACTACCTATGTTTTTGGGAATTATATCGATCAAGTCACGGTTAATGGGGTTTCTCTTGTAGAAACGTCCAATCGAACCAAACAAACCCTCTGGGACTCTGATGGCATTGATACTTTAGATTTTTCGGGTTTAAATGCTCAAAGTAGTGGATTTCATCTTGATCTAAGACAAGGAGGACTGCTGAGTAAAACTTTCAGTAGTACAACCGATTATTCTACTGCAGTGTCTTACGGTTTTGATGTAGAAAATGTGATTAACTCTAGTAGTAATGACACAATTTATCTCAACAATGTTGCCAATGAGATTAGTGGCTATCTCAGCGATCGCTTCACCGGTCACGATAAAATCTATTATGGAAGCAATGAAGATATCCTCAAACTAGATTATGCCTCCAATGAAGTCACCCAAACCCAAAGTGGTCAAAACCTGATTTTAAATTTTGGTAGTAATGGTTCTATTGAGTTAGTGAATTATTACGCTGATCCCAATCAACAAATCCAAATTCTTTACAGTGATATAGAACCAACTGTTGATCCCAATACTGACCCTAATACCGATCCTGATCCCGTAACTGACAATCAGATCATCGCTCAAATGGGTCGAATTACCAATTTAGACCATAACAGTCAAACGATTCTTCTCGATTATAATTTCATTAACCCCGTTATCTTTGCTCAACCCTTATCTCGTAATGGTGGCGATCCTTCCATTGTCAGAATTACCGATATTCAAGGCGATCGCTTTTCAGTCCAAGTTCAAGAAACCACTTTAATTAACCAAAAAACTCACAGTGGTTCCCATACGACAGAAACTTTTAGTTTTTTCGTAGTTGAACAGGGGGTTTGGCAACTATCTGATGGCACAATTATCGAAGTGGGTAGTGTTACCACCGATGCTACCACTCGTTCCAATTGGCACAATATCACCTTTAATCATGATTTTACGGATACACCCATTGTTTTAACCCAAGTTCAAACCGATAACGATGCTACTTTTGTCCGAACCCGTCAAAATCACACCACGAATAATGGCTTTCAAGTTGCCCTAGAAGCAGAAGAAGCTTATCTTAATAATGGACGTGGTGCAGAAACCATTGCTTGGTTAGCCATCTCTCCAGGACAAGGAAATTGGGATGGAAATACCTTTATTGCTGGAAATACTGGTGACCATGTTACCCATAACTGGCATACCCTTGATTTTGGTAATACCTTTAGCACAACCCCTCAATTCCTAGGCAATATTGCTAGTTATGACGGTCCAGATTCTTCAGGTTTAAGATATCAAAATCTGAGCAATGGACAGGTACAAATCATGATCGAAGAAGATACCAGTAAGGATAATGAAACGGACCATACCACCGAAGTTGTTAATTTCTTTGCCATTGACAAAATAGGAACTTTAACGGGATCAACTAATCTCGATCCCAGTACCGATCCTCATACCGATCCTGACCCCATAACCAACAATCAGATCATTGCTCACATGGGTCAAATTAACGATTTAACCCATGACAGTCAAACGATCATTCTTGATCACAACTTCATCAACCCGGTTATCTTTGCCGGGCCCTTATCCTACGATGGTCCTGATCCTTCCATTGTCAGAATTACTGATATTCAAAGCGATCGCTTTTCAGTCCAAGTTCAAGAAACCACTTTAATTAAGGGCAATACCCACAGTGGCAACCACACTACAGAGACGTTTAGTTTCCTAGTCCTAGAACAAGGGGTTTGGGAATTGTCTGATGGTACTATTATCGAAGTCGGTACAGTTACCACGAATGCCACAACCAGATCAGATTGGCATAATATCACCTTTAATCATGATTTTACGGATACTCCCATTGTTTTAACCCAAGTTCAAACCGATAACGATGCCACCTTTGTCCGAACCCGTCAAAATAATACAACGAATAATGGATTTCAAGTTGCCCTAGAAGCAGAAGAAGCTTATCTTAATAATGGACGTGGTGCAGAAACCATTGCTTGGTTAGCCATCTCTCCAGGACAAGGAAATTGGGATGGAAATACCTTTATTGCTGGAAATACTGGCGACCATGTTACCCATAACTGGCATACCCTTGATTTTGGTAACATCTTTAACACAACCCCTCAATTTCTAGGCAATATTGCTAGTTATGACGGTCCAGATTCTTCAGGTTTAAGATATCAAAATTTGAGCAATGGACAAGTGGAAATCATGATCGAAGAAGATACCAGTAAGGATGATGAAATCAACCACACCACCGAAAGTGTCAATTTCTTTGCCTTTGAGGGAACGGGAACCTTAACTGGATCGGCTAATGCTGATGCGTTACTGGGATTAATGAAGCAGCAATTGGGAACCGCAGGAGAAGATAGCTTTGTGGTAGGGGATGCAACCGAATCATTCTATGATTCCTACGGACAACAAGATTATCTAGAAATCTCTGGATTTGATGCTTCTCAAGATATCATTCAATTACACGGAACTGCCAATGATTACTTAATCGGTGCGTCTCCTTCAGGAAGTAATGATCAGGGTATCTTCCTCAAAGTTGCTGGTATGCAAGACGAATTAGTGGCTATCGTTAAAGATAGTAATAATTTGGATTTGAACAGTAACAATTTTGTCTTTGCTTAA
- a CDS encoding TlyA family RNA methyltransferase: MSKLRLDLLLVERNLCSSRQQAQRCIRAGEVKVNQRIIDKPGTEIEITADIELKQKPPYVSRGGLKLEKALKMFKIAVEGRICLDGGISTGGFTDCLLQAGAKQVYGVDVGYGQVAWSLRQDQRVILKERTNFRYLIPEELYQDNPKADLGVMDVSFISLTKVLEPLWNLLQEPREVILLIKPQFEVGRSRVGKKGVVRDPQDQSQAIYQVLQTAYTLGWFCCGLTVSPITGPAGNTEYLAWLRCDHGTQDYSLPIITELTIGNLTELIL; the protein is encoded by the coding sequence TTGTCTAAACTACGTCTGGATCTCCTTTTAGTGGAACGTAACCTTTGTTCCTCCCGTCAACAAGCACAACGCTGCATTCGGGCCGGAGAAGTTAAAGTTAATCAAAGAATTATTGATAAACCTGGAACAGAAATCGAGATTACAGCAGACATTGAACTCAAACAAAAGCCTCCCTACGTTTCTCGTGGCGGTCTTAAACTCGAAAAAGCCCTAAAAATGTTTAAGATTGCTGTAGAAGGCCGAATATGCCTAGATGGGGGCATTTCTACAGGGGGGTTTACTGACTGTTTATTACAAGCAGGGGCTAAACAAGTTTACGGGGTAGATGTGGGTTATGGCCAAGTCGCTTGGTCATTACGTCAAGATCAGCGAGTGATCTTAAAGGAAAGAACGAACTTTCGTTATCTTATCCCTGAAGAATTATATCAAGATAATCCCAAAGCAGATTTAGGGGTCATGGATGTTTCCTTTATCTCTTTAACTAAAGTTTTAGAACCTCTATGGAACTTGTTACAAGAACCTAGAGAAGTCATTTTATTAATTAAACCTCAATTTGAAGTCGGGCGATCGCGCGTTGGCAAAAAAGGGGTAGTCCGTGATCCTCAAGATCAGAGTCAAGCTATTTATCAAGTGTTACAAACTGCTTATACTCTCGGTTGGTTTTGTTGCGGGTTAACAGTTTCTCCTATTACTGGACCTGCGGGAAATACGGAATATTTAGCATGGTTGCGTTGCGATCACGGAACCCAAGATTATTCTTTGCCTATTATTACTGAGTTAACTATCGGTAATCTAACAGAATTAATCCTTTAA